The Lactuca sativa cultivar Salinas chromosome 2, Lsat_Salinas_v11, whole genome shotgun sequence genome includes a window with the following:
- the LOC111921583 gene encoding serine/threonine-protein kinase D6PK, with the protein MSKDAKNSPNNGSAKSPDLSFQDLSINSSPRTDLSISTVSGSNNCSTCKASDIGVEEKDVIHLNEECEGSEKTSLSSSSFSYSVVDPNEARVKTFCPSKPHKANDIRWDAIQSVKAKDGGELSLSHFRLLKKLGFGDIGSVYLAELRGMGCLFAVKVMDKGMLVGRKKLIRAQTEREILSLLDHPFLPTLYSHFETEKLSCLLMEFCSGGDLHILRQRQPGKHFSEQAARFYASEVLLSLEYLHMMGVVYRDLKPENVLVREDGHIMLSDFDLSLRCCVSPRLVKSTNEPSCTATSYCINQSCIDPSCTLPGPTCFQPTSCFKPRLFNSSKTSKPKSDKHKPNNISLDSRPVLVVEPTSARSMSFVGTHEYLAPEIIRGDGHGSAVDWWTFGIFLYELLHGKTPFKGNGNRETLFNVVGQSLKFPEGSNISFAAKDLIRGLLVKDPQKRLGYKRGATEIKQHPFFESINWALIRGISPPEIPKPVDLSFLSQSQSQSVKSTAHQNDKKASDSDRSSGPYLDFEFF; encoded by the exons ATGAGCAAAGACGCTAAAAACAGCCCTAATAATGGTTCAGCTAAGTCACCCGATCTGAGTTTCCAAGATCTTAGCATTAATTCCAGTCCTAGGACTGATTTGAGCATTAGCACCGTTAGCGGCTCCAATAATTGCTCCACCTGTAAAGCTAGTGATATCGGCGTCGAGGAGAAAGACGTCATACATCTAAATGAAGAATGTGAGGGAAGTGAGAAGACTAGTCTGAGTTCTTCCAGCTTTTCTTATAGCGTAGTAGATCCGAATGAAGCTCGAGTTAAGACGTTTTGCCCTTCCAAGCCGCATAAAGCGAATGATATCCGGTGGGATGCTATTCAGTCTGTGAAGGCGAAAGACGGTGGCGAATTGAGCTTATCTCATTTTAGGCTTTTGAAGAAGCTCGGATTTGGGGATATTGGAAGTGTGTATCTGGCGGAGTTAAGAGGCATGGGTTGTTTGTTTGCTGTGAAGGTTATGGATAAAGGAATGCTCGTTGGTCGGAAGAAATTGATTCGAGCTCAAACGGAAAGGGAGATCTTAAGCTTACTGGATCATCCTTTTCTTCCTACTCTCTATTCTCATTTCGAAACGGAAAAACTCTCGTGTCTGCTAATGGAGTTTTGCAGCGGCGGCGATCTTCATATTCTCCGCCAACGTCAGCCCGGGAAACATTTCTCAGAACAAGCAGCCAG ATTCTATGCTTCCGAAGTGTTGCTTTCTTTAGAGTATCTTCACATGATGGGTGTAGTCTACAGAGATCTAAAACCCGAAAACGTTCTTGTTAGAGAAGATGGACACATCATGTTATCAGATTTCGATCTCTCATTAAGGTGTTGTGTTAGCCCTAGATTAGTGAAATCCACAAACGAACCCTCTTGCACTGCAACCTCATACTGTATCAATCAATCATGTATCGACCCCTCTTGTACACTACCTGGGCCCACCTGCTTCCAACCTACTTCTTGCTTCAAACCTCGTCTCTTCAATTCCTCAAAAACATCAAAACCCAAATCAGATAAACATAAACCTAACAACATATCCCTAGATTCACGTCCTGTTCTTGTTGTAGAACCTACATCTGCAAGATCCATGTCATTTGTTGGGACCCATGAGTATTTAGCACCTGAAATCATTAGAGGTGATGGCCATGGTAGTGCTGTTGATTGGTGGACTTTTGGTATATTCTTATACGAATTGCTTCATGGGAAAACACCATTTAAAGGAAATGGAAATCGTGAGACATTGTTTAATGTTGTTGGGCAATCCTTAAAGTTTCCAGAAGGATCAAACATTAGTTTTGCTGCAAAAGATTTGATCCGAGGTCTTCTTGTTAAAGATCCACAAAAGAGATTAGGGTATAAACGAGGTGCAACCGAAATAAAACAACACCCGTTTTTCGAATCCATCAATTGGGCACTTATTCGGGGGATTTCACCTCCAGAGATTCCAAAACCGGTTGACCTTTCGTTCTTGAGTCAGAGTCAAAGTCAATCGGTCAAGTCAACGGCTCATCAAAATGACAAGAAAGCCTCTGATTCGGATCGATCATCGGGTCCTTATTTAGACTTTGAATTCTTTTAG